The following proteins come from a genomic window of Aquimarina sp. MAR_2010_214:
- a CDS encoding AAA family ATPase: MEENLRQQSSNCIRVVLFGPECTGKTTLSRQLAAYYNTQCVPEYMREYLQKKWDETKEVCVYDDMLQIAKGQMKLENQVAQKVDTLLFCDTNLLELKVYSEVYYDGVVPEILNKISLENVYDLYLLTYIDIPWVPDDLRDKPHEREEMFLRFKECLEKHNLPYIVVKGDKISRFKKALTHISQLIEHKSEYNR, translated from the coding sequence ATGGAAGAAAACCTTAGACAACAATCCTCCAACTGTATAAGAGTAGTATTGTTTGGTCCAGAGTGTACTGGCAAGACTACATTATCCAGACAATTGGCAGCGTATTATAACACCCAGTGTGTTCCTGAATATATGCGAGAATATTTGCAAAAAAAATGGGATGAGACTAAAGAAGTATGTGTATATGATGACATGCTTCAAATTGCAAAAGGTCAGATGAAATTAGAAAATCAGGTAGCACAAAAAGTTGATACCTTATTATTTTGTGATACGAACCTTTTAGAATTAAAAGTATATTCAGAAGTATATTATGATGGAGTTGTCCCCGAAATCTTAAATAAAATTTCATTAGAAAATGTTTATGATTTATATCTTTTAACTTATATTGACATCCCTTGGGTTCCCGATGATCTAAGAGACAAACCCCACGAACGAGAAGAAATGTTTTTAAGATTTAAAGAATGTCTTGAAAAGCATAACCTTCCATATATAGTCGTAAAAGGAGATAAAATATCTCGTTTTAAAAAAGCATTGACACACATTAGCCAATTAATAGAACATAAAAGTGAATATAACAGATAA
- the pnuC gene encoding nicotinamide riboside transporter PnuC — translation MSPIFDFLFGQYSEYSDLHIALEIIAVVFGILSVLFAWFNKIWVYPTGIISTAIYVYLLLQWSLLGDMMINAYYFIMSIYGWYIWTRKVDDTHVTPISRTTVEEKNIGLIIFVMTLVFVYGVYVVFDKLNDWTAHVDTLTTAIFFVGMWLMARRKIENWIFWIIGDIISVPLYFYKGFTFTSLQYILFTIIAIFGYIAWKKTLDNNPPTV, via the coding sequence ATGAGCCCCATTTTTGATTTTTTATTTGGGCAGTATTCAGAATATTCTGATTTGCATATAGCTCTTGAAATTATAGCTGTAGTTTTTGGAATATTGAGTGTGCTTTTTGCTTGGTTTAATAAGATTTGGGTATATCCAACAGGTATCATAAGTACTGCGATTTATGTGTATTTATTATTGCAATGGTCATTACTAGGTGATATGATGATCAATGCATATTATTTTATAATGAGTATTTATGGATGGTATATCTGGACCCGAAAAGTTGATGACACCCATGTTACCCCAATTTCCAGAACGACTGTTGAAGAAAAGAATATAGGATTGATAATCTTTGTGATGACTTTGGTTTTTGTGTATGGAGTTTATGTTGTTTTTGATAAACTAAATGATTGGACAGCACATGTAGATACATTAACAACAGCAATATTCTTTGTTGGAATGTGGCTTATGGCAAGGAGGAAAATTGAGAATTGGATATTTTGGATTATTGGAGATATTATTTCGGTGCCATTATATTTTTATAAAGGATTTACATTTACGAGTTTACAATATATATTATTTACTATTATCGCAATTTTTGGATATATCGCATGGAAGAAAACCTTAGACAACAATCCTCCAACTGTATAA